A single Triticum dicoccoides isolate Atlit2015 ecotype Zavitan chromosome 2A, WEW_v2.0, whole genome shotgun sequence DNA region contains:
- the LOC119351869 gene encoding UPF0481 protein At3g47200-like, translating to MEAPCDYQLAVADYWDGKPAMEPTVWVPGLSLQMTVAAPASNSDLVVTSSGRQQLKQVDEYDHYAVQVFERAAESLKSRVEEMDTKMHLFPPSMGDLADEYAAPKVVSIGPYHHGRTPALQEMESVKHAAACHFVKATGRPIQEVYWAVCTVAEEARAHYDAGKLRGLGDDDFKPMMFLDGCFLLQYMQFWCRESGGDEDPDMDPSLYNAFSSIDRPILSDVVLLENQLPWVVIDALLSFLPQPGLDMETLIGRVKQTLQTRQVRYFDAPTLDYTPPHLLGLLRHHIVGSNDTKKSEPELSERAKELSVSVSAMELAEIGIEITATKATREGAELRNMGVRRSAYLTGELFLAPLSLNDANATFLVNMAALEQCTTPDFFGEDEEKSAVCSYLCLLGMVTDSEEDVQQLRKKGILQGGAGLSNKDALDLLNKLENRLRPGTHYLSTMILIQNYKTDRWKRIQFHKFHYNHRKAIFLTFSGIAGFASFLGTLKSLNLK from the coding sequence ATGGAGGCACCTTGCGACTATCAGCTGGCCGTGGCTGATTACTGGGACGGGAAGCCGGCCATGGAACCAACCGTCTGGGTTCCTGGCCTCTCTTTGCAGATGACAGTTGCTGCTCCGGCAAGCAACAGTgatctcgtcgtcacctccagcggACGGCAGCAGCTGAAGCAGGTTGATGAATACGACCACTATGCGGTTCAAGTGTTCGAGCGAGCAGCAGAATCACTCAAGTCGAGAGTGGAGGAGATGGACACGAAGATGCACCTGTTCCCGCCAAGCATGGGAGACCTCGCCGACGAGTACGCCGCCCCCAAGGTGGTGTCCATCGGCCCCTACCACCACGGCCGGACCCCGGCGCTCCAGGAGATGGAGAGCGTCAAGCACGCGGCGGCCTGCCACTTCGTCAAGGCCACGGGCCGCCCCATCCAGGAGGTGTACTGGGCGGTCTGCACCGTCGCAGAGGAGGCCCGCGCCCACTACGACGCCGGCAAGCTGCGGGGCCTCGGCGACGACGACTTCAAGCCGATGATGTTCCTCGACGGCTGCTTCCTGCTGCAGTACATGCAGTTTTGGTGCCGAGAGAGCGGCGGCGACGAGGACCCGGACATGGATCCGTCGCTTTACAACGCTTTCAGCTCCATCGACCGCCCCATCCTGAGTGACGTGGTGCTGCTCGAGAACCAGCTGCCATGGGTGGTGATTGACGCGCTCTTGAGCTTCTTGCCCCAGCCTGGCCTGGACATGGAGACGCTCATCGGGCGCGTGAAGCAGACTCTGCAGACCCGCCAGGTTCGTTATTTCGATGCTCCCACGTTGGACTACACACCGCCGCATCTCCTTGGCCTCCTACGCCACCACATCGTAGGAAGCAACGACACCAAGAAGTCCGAGCCGGAACTGTCTGAAAGAGCCAAGGAATTGTCCGTTTCCGTGAGCGCCATGGAGCTTGCAGAGATCGGCATCGAGATCACAGCCACCAAAGCTACACGAGAGGGCGCAGAGCTAAGGAATATGGGCGTCCGTAGATCGGCGTACCTCACCGGCGAGCTCTTCTTGGCGCCACTGTCCCTCAACGACGCGAACGCGACCTTCCTGGTCAACATGGCGGCTCTGGAGCAATGCACGACCCCAGACTTTTTTGGGGAGGACGAGGAGAAGTCCGCCGTGTGCTCCTACCTCTGCCTCCTGGGCATGGTGACGGACAGCGAGGAAGACGTGCAGCAGCTTCGGAAGAAGGGCATCTTGCAGGGAGGAGCAGGGCTGAGCAACAAGGACGCGCTCGACTTGCTTAACAAGCTCGAGAACCGGCTGCGGCCCGGAACCCACTATCTGAGCACCATGATCCTCATCCAGAACTACAAGACTGATAGGTGGAAGCGGATCCAGTTTCACAAGTTTCATTACAACCACCGCAAAGCCATCTTCTTGACGTTTTCCGGCATTGCTGGATTTGCCAGTTTCCTCGGGACGCTCAAGTCTCTCAATCTCAAGTAA
- the LOC119351870 gene encoding cytosolic sulfotransferase 8-like, with product MAMATPTHPSASCCLVGPVPFNDVVGGEEDDRITPPEECGHIISTLPTIALHGRFVHHQYQGAWVIHERMPGVLSFQRRFTLRPGDVLLASPPKCGTTWLKAMSFAIMARAAYPPSAADHPLLRLNPHECVPFIDDLFSAGHDTKLEALPSPRLMNTHIQHSLLPASVADNPNAKIVYICREPKDMLVSMWHFGNTIHPCEFSALFESVCEGKTTDGPMWDHVLGYWRASKATPERVFFLRYEEILLNPVDNVIKLARFLGVPFSAADEAAGLPADIVKLCSIETMKGLEANKTGASGLFYKYPHEANFRKGVIGDWVNHMTREMARRLDDIVEDKLRGSGLSFGSSNGRGGI from the exons ATGGCCATGGCCACTCCTACTCATCCAAGCGCATCTTGCTGCCTCGTAGGTCCCGTCCCGTTCAACGATGTCGTAGGCGGCGAAGAGGACGACCGGATCACCCCGCCCGAAGAGTGCGGGCACATCATCTCCACCTTGCCGACCATCGCTCTCCATGGCCGCTTCGTGCACCACCAATACCAGGGCGCTTGGGTGATCCACGAGAGGATGCCCGGTGTCCTCTCTTTCCAGCGGCGCTTCACCCTGCGCCCCGGCGACgtgctcctcgcgagcccgcccaaGTGCGGCACCACGTGGCTCAAGGCCATGTCCTTCGCCATCATGGCTCGGGCGGCGTACCCGCCCTCCGCCGCCGACCACCCGCTCCTGCGCCTCAACCCACACGAATGCGTCCCCTTCATTGACGATCTGTTCAGCGCAGGGCACGACACCAAGCTGGAGGCGCTGCCGTCGCCTAGACTCATGAACACGCACATCCAACACTCCCTGCTGCCCGCCTCCGTTGCCGACAACCCCAACGCCAAGATCGTCTACATCTGCAG GGAGCCCAAGGATATGCTGGTGTCCATGTGGCACTTTGGCAATACCATTCACCCATGCGAGTTCTCTGCTCTGTTTGAGAGTGTATGCGAGGGCAAGACCACAGATGGCCCCATGTGGGACCACGTTCTCGGTTACTGGAGGGCAAGCAAAGCCACACCGGAGAGGGTCTTCTTCCTGAGGTACGAGGAGATTCTGCTCAATCCGGTTGACAATGTCATCAAGCTGGCGCGGTTCCTCGGGGTGCCGTTCTCAGCTGCCGACGAGGCGGCCGGGCTTCCGGCAGACATCGTCAAGCTGTGTAGCATTGAGACGATGAAAGGTCTAGAAGCGAACAAGACAGGCGCCTCCGGACTGTTTTACAAGTACCCGCATGAAGCCAACTTCAGGAAAGGGGTGATCGGAGACTGGGTGAACCATATGACGCGAGAGATGGCGCGGCGCTTGGACGACATTGTTGAGGACAAGCTCCGTGGGTCGGGGCTGTCTTTTGGCTCTTCAAACGGTCGGGGTGGAATATGA
- the LOC119358110 gene encoding UPF0481 protein At3g47200-like, which produces MEAPYDYQLAVADYYWEGRPAVDPNVWVPGVPLEMTVAPTASQSGLVDGSPGRPQLKLIEEESIDHHYAVEVFKQAAQSLQEERDKMETKIHMFPPSMGDLAAKYAFPKVVAIGPYHHGRTPALRQMESTKHVAAWHFINDSGRLVEEVYGAVCAVADEARSHYDEDKVRAFGDDDFNPMMFYDGCFLLHWVDEAVDPLLKDAFSSNCTSISYDIALLENQLPWVVVQELMRFMPTPPDLVRFTTDWKATMQPTVPLLDNSPLAWDDSYTPLHLLELLRYYIVGSTTETPAEPDLHKNAEKISISVSAMELAEIGIEITATKPTADLKEMGVNDKPLLTGELLLAPLSLDDANASFLVNMAVLELCTTPDFSVEVEEKSAVCSYLCLLGMVTDSEEDVQQLRKKGILLGGAGLSNKDALELLNRVENRLRPGTHYMRTMVLIENYRKKRPRRIKFHKFHYNYRKAIILTLSGIAGLASFLGALKSLNSSKS; this is translated from the coding sequence ATGGAAGCACCTTACGACTATCAGCTGGCCGTGGCTGATTATTAttgggaggggaggccggccgtggATCCAAATGTATGGGTTCCCGGCGTCCCTTTGGAGATGACAGTTGCGCCAACTGCCAGCCAAAGTGGTCTGGTGGATGGCTCTCCCGGACGGCCGCAGCTGAAGCTGATTGAGGAGGAGAGTATTGATCATCACTACGCGGTTGAAGTGTTCAAGCAAGCAGCACAATCACTTCAGGAGGAACGTGACAAGATGGAGACGAAGATCCACATGTTCCCTCCAAGCATGGGGGATCTGGCGGCCAAGTACGCCTTCCCCAAGGTGGTGGCCATCGGCCCTTACCACCACGGCCGGACCCCGGCCCTCCGGCAGATGGAGAGCACCAAGCACGTGGCCGCCTGGCACTTCATCAACGACTCGGGCCGCTTGGTGGAGGAGGTGTACGGGGCGGTGTGCGCGGTGGCGGACGAGGCCCGCAGCCACTACGACGAGGACAAGGTGCGGGCTTTCGGCGACGACGACTTCAACCCTATGATGTTCTACGACGGCTGCTTCCTGCTGCATTGGGTTGACGAGGCGGTGGATCCGCTGCTGAAGGACGCTTTCAGCTCCAACTGCACCAGCATCAGCTACGACATCGCGCTGCTCGAGAACCAGCTCCCATGGGTGGTGGTCCAAGAGCTGATGCGCTTCATGCCGACGCCCCCGGACCTGGTACGGTTCACCACGGATTGGAAGGCCACTATGCAGCCCACCGTACCGCTCCTAGACAACAGCCCTCTTGCATGGGACGACAGCTACACGCCGCTGCATCTTCTTGAGCTCCTGCGATACTACATCGTAGGGAGCACCACCGAGACGCCGGCCGAGCCCGACCTTCATAAAAATGCAGAGAAGATATCGATTTCCGTCAGTGCCATGGAGCTTGCGGAGATCGGCATCGAGATCACGGCCACCAAGCCTACGGCAGATCTGAAGGAAATGGGCGTCAATGATAAGCCGCTCCTCACCGGCGAGCTTTTGCTGGCGCCACTGTCCCTGGACGATGCAAACGCGAGCTTCCTCGTCAACATGGCGGTTCTGGAGCTATGCACGACCCCAGACTTTTCTGTAGAGGTCGAGGAGAAGTCTGCTGTGTGCTCCTACCTCTGCCTCCTGGGCATGGTGACGGACAGCGAGGAGGACGTGCAGCAGCTGCGGAAGAAGGGTATCTTGCTGGGAGGTGCAGGGCTGAGCAACAAGGACGCGCTGGAACTGCTCAACAGGGTGGAGAACCGGCTGCGACCCGGAACCCACTATATGAGGACCATGGTGCTCATCGAGAACTACAGGAAGAAGAGGCCGAGACGGATCAAGTTTCACAAGTTCCATTACAACTATCGTAAAGCCATCATCTTGACGTTGTCCGGCATTGCTGGACTTGCCAGCTTCCTCGGGGCGCTCAAGTCTCTCAACTCAAGTAAGAGCTAG
- the LOC119351871 gene encoding uncharacterized protein LOC119351871, whose translation MADWAPVFVGLALFILLSPGLLFQIPGKGRIVDFGSFQTSGASMLIHAVIYFALITILLLAVRVQVFLG comes from the coding sequence ATGGCGGACTGGGCCCCGGTGTTCGTCGGGCTGGCGCTATTCATCCTCCTCTCGCCGGGGCTGCTGTTCCAGATCCCCGGCAAGGGCAGGATCGTGGACTTCGGCAGCTTCCAGACCAGCGGCGCCTCCATGCTCATCCACGCCGTCATCTACTTCGCCCTCATCACCATCTTGCTCCTCGCCGTCCGCGTCCAAGTCTTCCTTGGTTGA
- the LOC119351872 gene encoding uncharacterized protein LOC119351872: MADWAPVFIALVLFVLLSPGLLFQVPGKNRFLEFGNKQTSGVSVLFHAVIYFALISIFTLAVRVHVILG; encoded by the coding sequence ATGGCGGACTGGGCCCCGGTGTTCATCGCGCTGGTGCTCTTCGTGCTCCTCTCGCCGGGGCTGCTCTTCCAGGTCCCCGGCAAGAACAGGTTCCTGGAgttcggtaacaagcagaccagcggCGTCTCCGTGCTCTTCCACGCCGTCATCTACTTCGCCCTCATCTCCATCTTCACCCTCGCCGTCCGCGTCCACGTCATCCTTGGTTGA